Part of the Benincasa hispida cultivar B227 chromosome 12, ASM972705v1, whole genome shotgun sequence genome is shown below.
GTTTGATGGTTTTAAAACCATGAGCATATGATGTATTTTGTTGTACCCATGTCAGGAAGAAACTTGTCCAAATAAACTGACAGGAAAATGGGCAAAGGAAGATTTGGCTGAGTTTTCATCTCTCTTCTTCTATTCTTGGTAAGCTAAAAAGCCTCTCTTTTTTGCTCTTGGAATTTGAATTTACTAAGTTTGTTACGAATTTACCTCGAAGTGTTTTCTTAACATATGTTAAATGGATCATTATATTGATATTAGAGATCCATCAAGATTAAAATGTTGATagttattcatattaatacgcGGCTAgatattgatataatatttaaaatattgatagttatccatataaatataaatgttcaTATTGATCAATATAAATGTTCATATTGATCAATTTGATCAATTTTACAAATAATTGAATCAAtataaattcttaattttgaattaatttagagGATTTTGATACAAGTGTCTATCTCAAAACTATCATGATTTGAAAATGCAAGACAAAAACTATATCTAACAAAGAAAGCATAAGTCATAACTTTGTATACGAATTCTCACCTTATTTTGCCCAGGTTGTTTAAACCTTAAATATGTTTTTGAAGGTTACTCTCACGGACCCTTCCATTAATTCTGGTACAAGTCTAAAGGTAGGTTTGAAAGTCTCTCTATGTTCCCGATAAtcattgattacaaaatttgTACTTCTATAGTTTTTCTCATATACAGTCAATAATCCAAACGTCAAATGTGACTACCTCTTCCAATAATTTCTTTGCAAGTATTGAGCCTACAAACTTCAAACTGAAAAAACACTTCATAATGGAAGCGTGACATTAGGTACctaaaaccaattggttttagACCATCCATTGCATAGAAGGGTGTCCtactcgattttttttttagtactaaCAATTTTTTAGGATGAGGGATCGAACATTCAACCTTTAAAATGGAAGGTCATATTAATTATCATTGAGCTAAGTTCACTTTTTCAAAGATATATGTATCTTGTAAACATTTAAGTGACTTATGTTGGATTACATCGTATTTTAATCAAATGGACCTTAAAGGGAAGCAATAAACTTGAGGGTCGTTTGGTAATTTCAacattatttgaattttttaaatggaatttgaaaattttgtagtGCTTTTAATGTGATCGTTAAGAAATCACTTTAACTTTAAGatcacatttttctttaaaattacttggAAAGTTAATTCAAACTCTTGTTTACCCATTTTCACAACTTTGGACGATCAGTAGCTTGGTGTCTCCCTATAATTACCCAACCTTGCATTCAATTAAAATTGTCGCGAATCACCAATGATTCAAGCACTAGGGGATTTCTGTAGAGGCATCTGATACGAGTGGTGGAAAGACATGGAGGTTAAGGATAGGTCTACTAAAATCCAATGATATAGATTCAAAGGACAAACCCAAAAAATGGGCTTCAATATGGGGATCATGCTCCATAAATGCTTGGATGCAATGCCATGAATCATGACAATTAACACAACTATTCGCTAAACTGAATATCAAAGAATAAGACATCAATTATCATTCCACGAGGCAATGAATCGATCCTTCACCCTTACAactattgaattaaaaaagCATACAGACATCTATTCTTGACTAATACGAACCCTTTTTAAGTATGTTTGGGACACATGCTTTGCTATACCTTGACCAAGAAAAGTATTTGGGACAAACGTACGGGTTATCCTTACTCTAATCCAGAAATTGGTTACGCTGCTTCTAAAATACTTCCTAACTATGGAATCATCCAAGAATGGCACGTGGTAACCCGTCTTAGCCTCGATTAATCTACTAGCTTGATTGTTTACAAAGTTCTTCCTATCGTGGCACGACTCTATTGCCAATATAATTCTAGACAAGTCCTCACTCATACAATGCCTTTAGGCATGCTTTCTAGTTCCTATAGAGGAACTCATACCATACTCATTTGCCATTACAGCTTTCTAACTTGATTTTTCCATCTTACAAGTTGCCAAACTCAACagtatattctttttttttaattaaattataagtctAGTCCCTGACATTGAGACTTCTATCCATCTAAAGTTCAGTCAGGAATCAAATAGACAGAAATCTCAATACTTAAAACAATTTCCGATTTACTTTTCTATAAAGTGAACTTCTTCTTACGATATTACACTCTCAGCTCCATAAAGTGAACTTCCAAACCATGCTCACCATATGAGAACATTgacaaaatttgatttactcaCGATTAAGATAACAGTGCATATTAAGATATCATATGAGCACCTTATGCTACATTAATTCTTTaaagttaattaaaaataagCATTAAGACTAATCATCCTAGAAAAGGAATAACGTTATGCTAATTACTGGAGGAGGAAAAGGTTCATGTACCGCACATAAATCACAAATGATTGCAGTTCCTGAAAACCGATTGAAGAGACAAGCACCAAAACTTCGGCCATTGCTCATTCTCCTTTCACATTATCTGTAGTAAACATCAGTACACTATTCTTCACATTGTACAACTGCATTAGACCAATCAATCTGAAACTTCTGCTAACAACTATTAATGAAAGGGACAATAACCATTACGAGGGAGGTTTGGCTGACTTCTTCACAAACAGCTTGCTTATATCTTCAGTAACAATGTTACTCCTGGCAAAGGCAAACCAATTGCAGAATTGCAATCAGAGTTCACTCATATTACTACATTTCGaaccttttttctctctttctttttgatAGGAAACAAAAGGAATATATTCCAAAAGAGAACAATAACAACTTAAGGGCCGTGGGTAGAGAGAACTCCCCCTAGAGGAAAACTACTTAGATAGAATAGAGCCAAGCGTATTAATAAAGTTTCAAACATTAATATTGATTAAAACAATATGCTTTTACATACTATTCATGGCCAGAAGTCCACAAACCAAGTTTTTCTTATACATAACTTCTTAGTTCTACATTGCCATTATGATCGTGTTCCAAACCTAGTATCATAGGTTTTCATTGGACACTAGAGAGCTCTTTCATGGATAGTAAATAAATGAAGGAGTTATCCACGTTGAGGTGGAGCAACATAAACTTATTACAATTTTCTAGGCTAGAAGAATGCACATAGGCCCAAAGGCTATAGGGACATGATTTAATTATTCATTGTGTTTCCTAATAGAAGAACGATGCAAAATTTTTCAATCTATGACCTCATAACGATACATGTACCTTATGAATCTATCTATGCCAATGTACTAATTAGCACGACAGTATGTACAAGATTTCGAAATGACTTGATTTTCAACACCGAGTGCAGACTTCATAAACTATATAAAAATGCATCAAACCGAATTAGTTTCTATCTAGCATACTCCACATGCCCATAGgaatatgtatttatttattcattttgtttCCTAATTGAAGAATGAATGCAACTTTTCAATCTGTCACCTCATGAGGATACGTGTACCTTAGTCCCTGATGAACTATGCTAATGTACTCATCAGCATGTGCAAGATTTTGAAATGATTTCATTTTCATCACCGAGTGCAGACTCcataaactatatataaatGCATCAAACCCAATTATTCTTTTCCTAGCGGTATCACATATTCAGGGAACAATGTCATTAGCTTTAAGTGAAAGCAAATACTAGCAtaaacaaaaggaaaataagGAGAAATTAGAAATACATTAGAACGAACCTTCCAGTAAGCTGAGGTGGAACCAACAAACTGCCTGAAGTATCCGGAACATTCTTAGAGTGAGGCAAGCTCGATCTTGGAACTTTACTCCTAGGAAGAGAAGATCCTAAAACATTTGTTTCTCTCTTGCGAGATGCATTGGCAGCCATAGCTGCTGCCACTCGAGAAGAGTGATCGCTACCACTAAAAAGACTAGAGGATGAAGGAGAATTCAAGAGTAAAGAAGCATCAGGAAGCTCAACCGAAGGCACAGAAGGCTCCTCTTTAGTTTCAAATTGTTGATTTGGCTTAAGAATGGGCCTACAGAGTACAAAGCCAATCACAAGGAAATAAATTAAACCTGTCCTAACACAAAACAAATCTAAAAACAGCAAATATGTTGTTCCAAGGTCAAGATAATTGAATCAGCAGCTAAAGCATTTCTTAAAAGCGGAAAGCCACTCAACAGTACTAGAACAACATCGTTAATCTTTAAAGAACCACTCAACAACATCTGGAACTGGAAGTACAAGTACAACAACCTCCCTTCCTCCCAGTTTAACTAATAACAACCCTCCTGAAAGATACAGTACAAAATTAAGGAGAACTGGTATAAAACCTCCAATTGTTCGGGGGTGAACAAGTAGTAATTAAGTCCAAACACAAAACCTATTTGGTTTATGAAAAATCAGGAGAGGAAAATGATTGAAATTCGATAGGAATagtgaaaaagaaacaaagcaATCCGTATAGGAACTCTTCCGCTAGGGAATTAGAAAATctgaagaaatggaagaaagatTACTGGTTGACGGGAGGAGATTTAGGCCTCGGCTCGTGCTTGGGGAATTGAGGCTCTGCGACGGTGCGGTTTTCCGACTTCTTCCGATTATCCTCCGccacctcctcctcctcctccgcTGCCGGCACGTCGTCGTCCGATGAAGCGTAGTCTACCAGTGACATTTTtgtttctctctctccctctctctctctctcttcttgtTCTGCGTTTACGAAATCATGACCCGCTTTTTCATAGCAGTCgggtttttctttctttgtcatccgaCCCAGCTCAATACCGAACGACGTCGTGTAGTTccattttttcttctctatttttgtttatatttagtATCTCATTTTTTCAAGGGCTCTTGCATATATAGCAAAACGAGGGCAAAATATTGCAAAAATAGCCCaacttaaaaataattataaatataccaAAATTTACCTTCAACCCATGGAAAATGTCAAACAGGTTCAATTAAGGcgcaaaaaaaaatgttaaaggCCGAGCTTCCTGATTTtaatgatagataatgatagaagtttatcaatgatatattTATTCATACTTTATTTGTTCCACTGTaaattataaacatattatcGTTTTATTATAGAAGTATGTCTCTAATAAActctaataaaataatgtacAATCCAATTGCTATTACTAATATATTAGTATAGAAATATATAGACTTGTATTACATTCTAATTGAAGGTGATGCATCAAAATCACTGGTGTATAGTTAATTAACTTTGTTAATCACAATAATGCATCAAGTCTTTGATGTATATAGCTACCACCAAAATTTCAACGGCCTTGCAGCGAATATATATTGGagggtttaaatactattttggtccttatattttttatttttgtttattttggtccctTTACtataaaaatgttcattttggtccctatacttttagttttagttcattttggtccacatacttaaaaatgttcattttggttattatatttttaattttggttcattttagtctttgaactttaaGAAAAATGACCATCATTTAAAAGTGAGAATGAAGAGACCAAaatgacaattttttaaaagtacaaggactaaaatgaatcaaagttaaaaatacaaaaactaaaatgaacatttttaaaatatagaaactaaatgaacaaaaattaaaagtataggaaccaaaattaacattttaaaagtataagaatcaaagtaaaaaaatatagaaactaaaatagCATTTAAACAGTATATTTGAGTTAGCAAAACATGCTTGGTAAACGTATTAGTTTGAGAAACAAGAAAATGATGCAACATTAAATCACATTTTAccaactaaattaaaaatatcgTTATGCTTAGTATTTCTATCCATAAAGTGCCggatttcattttgaatttcatgcttctagaaaattcaatttaatttctataattGGGTTGTTTTTCAGAATATGAACCATTTTCTTCCTGTGAGAACTTTTTAAaacaatgaataaaaatttcaactgaaaataaaaataaaatgaaaagaaatgaaaagatgAATATGATAAACTAGAAGAAACCCTCATTACATTTGGCTTAACATTCCATATAGGCAATTTAATACCCACTGTAAGCTTCATCACCCTATACAAAAAGGGGAAAAACAAACCCTAAATAAAttcctataaaaagaaaatatactcAACAAAAATGCTCACTTCATCAAGTTCTACATTCAAACAAGACTACATACATACAAGAAGTTGTTGAAGATTGTTAACGCTGCTGGCCGAGAAGCGATGGCTTATAGAAAACATGAGTTTGTGCAATCTTGATACGATCTCGAGGATCGGTTATCGTTTCGTCCCTTAGGGCTTGAAGAATGGCCTCTGATGAAAATTCCCTAAATATACAAAGAATGAAAGTAATTAGCAGGACCATAGGGTACTTTAATGCCTTTTGTATAACTCAAACAAAATCCACAGAAGAGAATAAAAGCAAATGAACTGAATTTCTTCATACCTTGTTATTAGTATACTGTAGAGCATCTTTAAAATTGGGCAAAGCTTAACTGGAGCAACAGGTTTGTTATCTTCAGGGTGTAGAACACTCAAGCTGGATTGACTGAGCAATTCATAAAATGCTTTCACAGCAGAAACTCCCTGCAAGAATGATCTCTCTGTCAAATTCACTCTGACATATATCTCGGGCGTTAAATAACTGatgagagaaggaaaaaaaaaaaaaagaaaaccccaTGAAAGCCGAATGAGATTTTGAGGTTGGTTTTGGTGCAATTTAGGAATGGGATGGTTGGTACGTGATTCTTTCAAAACTAGTTTTTGAGTCAACTTGAATCAATCTCAATTCACTAACTCATTCCCCAACCATGAACACCCCAATTTGAATCTAGCAAAGCCGTACTCCTTGTTTTTGCCTTACCAGACTTGCTCTCTCAAGATTATGCTGCTGTCATGCtataacacacacacacacaaacatgCACCTATGATCAAGTCAAAGATGCCCGATCATAGAAGCCCCCTCCATTTATCACCAGATCGGTGTACAGCACTCAAAGATTAACAAGTACAAGAAACATGTTCTTTTTTAATACGAGATAATTCCATTAATGGATGGAATAAAGGAGATTAAACTCCGCCATCTATTGACGAGCTCTCCCATTGGAGATTAAATAAGCTAGGCTATTATGAATAAAAAGATGCTGTGATTTACACCAAAAGAAAGACAAGAAACATGGTTTTAGTATCACAATGTACAACAGCTCAGAGGAAAATAATTCGACTTCAGACTTGTACAACCCAAGTGAACTCCCGTGGGCCAATAGTTGCTATGATTattcggtttttttttttgaaagaaagtCATAAAGATCATCGATAATGTTTTCTAAGCTAAGTCATTTTGTCTATTCTACCCTTTCAGCAAATTTTAACATATACCAAAAATGGTGTTCCTACTTCTCACTTATATAAATAACGTACCTGAATCATACCCTTGCCTTTGATGCTATCACCCATTTCGAGGCTCAGCTCTCCTTCAGCTAATTTTTGCCCATACCACGCATTACGGCCTTTCAATAGAGTAACATAAGTGTCGGCCAGTAACGGTCCCGCCAATTTCTCTGGTTCTTCGGCCAATAGATGAGTAATAAATATCATCTCCGAGGTGCAGTGTGCAAAGTATACCGCCTTGCTTGTGGCACTCTCTTTTGTTAAAGCTGCCACCATTCCTGTACAAGAAATGAAATTTTACCGTGTTAACCCAGGGAGGCAATGAAGATCAATCCATTATGTGGGTTTTTTCATCCATGCAGCATATGAGTGGGAAAGAGGCAGAAGGAAAAGTTTGGATCCTAAAAATATAATGCTCAcgtgaaatttgactaaaatgtGAAGAGTTTTCTAAAATGATGCACAGTCCACACTCATCATGATCGTCTACTCAACTTTCCTATCGCATAAACCATCAATCCATGTCAAGTAaagtaaattataaaaaaaaatataaaccaaGTTGAACCCTTCATTCACAAAACTTTTACAGTGATCTCAATAAATACGATgcaataatatttgtttttctggTTGTAACTTGAGATCTGGAACTAATTTAAGCCAAAGATTTCTAAAAACTAGATTAAACATAAAAAGTTGCAGCCAAGATACAGAACGAAAAGACTAAAACTATATTGACATGTCTCCTATGGCCATCAAATATTTAAGACATTTAATAAACGAATAGGAAATTAGTGTTACCGGCTCCAATGGCATAGACATTCTTTAATCCGCCCATTACTTCATGGGTAACAAGGTCGCCATTGTCCCACACAATGAAATGTGGTTGCCTCAAAAAATTTGCCAGGGATTTTCTCCACTTTTCAGCTCCACAAATTCGAGCATTGGCATATTCCCTATTGTAAATCTCCGAGGCAATATTTGGTCCCCCGAGATAAAGAATGTTCTCCGGAGGAACTCCAGCTGCAAATCAGTAATACGGGTCTTAGACTTCTGACAAATTTTAGGATTCTGTATAATTTAAGAAAACCATAATGACACAACTTAAGGGGCAATACCATATGTTAGtgcaaaatatttacaatattttCTCGAAATAAGGCTATAGTTGCACAATTCCATATAACGTCGAAAAGAAACAATACTATAAGAATTGAAACTCAATCTCTTACTCTGATACCACATCATGTTAAGTTATTACTACACTTAGAAACTTCAAACTATGgctattaatataaattttttcactaccaaaaaatataaaagaaatccCAATAGGAAGCAATCTTACTTGCGCTGTTAATCATCTGAGTAGGAGTTATTATCCGTGGTTGAGGCTCCAATTCAGCCTCCACACCCTTTGACAAAGAAATGATAACAGGcataattaatctctctttcCAATACCTTCTCATTTCGTCGAACACTTGGCGGGTGTCGGTCGAAGGCAAGCTATTCACCACAATGTCAGCATCCCACACAGCCTCCTGCAAATTGTTGACAACCTTCAAAGGGCAGAGAGGCGTATCAATCATATTCAAGCAGAACCCATCTTTCAATATCTCATCCGCATACAAAGTTCTGTCACCTAATCTAGCTTCTACATATTTCAAATATGCACATCGCCTGATCAATCTTCTCAACACATCTTCCCTTGAATTTATCACTTCAAATAAATGCTCTGCAGTTGCTTTATCTACTGTTCGTCCACGTCTTCTCCAAATCCTAATCAAAACTTTCTCTCTCAAATGGCCATAGCTATCTTGTAGCATGGCAATGAAGACGCTGCCCCAAGCACCAGCTCCAACACCCACGATCCTCAGTGGATCCCCATTCGCTTTTCCAAATAGACGACGCAGATCGTCAAGCTTCTCCTCCATTGAACCGTTCGAGTTCTGAATTGAGCCATTTGAATGGCTATTGCTGTCGATTGCATCAACCATTTTCTTCTTTCGAACTTGCAGAATCAGAATTTGAGATTCGGGATTTAAATAGCTTGTTTGTAAATCGAATTCAATCAGATTTTTGtaggaagaaaacaaaaatttccTAAACTAAGCGTTTTTACGTACCGAAATCGAAACGCGATT
Proteins encoded:
- the LOC120067146 gene encoding uncharacterized protein LOC120067146, producing MSLVDYASSDDDVPAAEEEEEVAEDNRKKSENRTVAEPQFPKHEPRPKSPPVNQPILKPNQQFETKEEPSVPSVELPDASLLLNSPSSSSLFSGSDHSSRVAAAMAANASRKRETNVLGSSLPRSKVPRSSLPHSKNVPDTSGSLLVPPQLTGRSNIVTEDISKLFVKKSAKPPS
- the LOC120068496 gene encoding probable glycerol-3-phosphate dehydrogenase [NAD(+)] 1, cytosolic; translation: MVDAIDSNSHSNGSIQNSNGSMEEKLDDLRRLFGKANGDPLRIVGVGAGAWGSVFIAMLQDSYGHLREKVLIRIWRRRGRTVDKATAEHLFEVINSREDVLRRLIRRCAYLKYVEARLGDRTLYADEILKDGFCLNMIDTPLCPLKVVNNLQEAVWDADIVVNSLPSTDTRQVFDEMRRYWKERLIMPVIISLSKGVEAELEPQPRIITPTQMINSATGVPPENILYLGGPNIASEIYNREYANARICGAEKWRKSLANFLRQPHFIVWDNGDLVTHEVMGGLKNVYAIGAGMVAALTKESATSKAVYFAHCTSEMIFITHLLAEEPEKLAGPLLADTYVTLLKGRNAWYGQKLAEGELSLEMGDSIKGKGMIQGVSAVKAFYELLSQSSLSVLHPEDNKPVAPVKLCPILKMLYSILITREFSSEAILQALRDETITDPRDRIKIAQTHVFYKPSLLGQQR